From the genome of Miscanthus floridulus cultivar M001 chromosome 10, ASM1932011v1, whole genome shotgun sequence, one region includes:
- the LOC136485032 gene encoding putative F-box protein At2g39415 — MNKKVAAASGKDRNSDLPDALLHHVLSLLPVDQAVQTSLLARRWRHLWKGMPALRLVGPKTRFATAQDLDSISTKGIWNVAPYLED; from the exons ATGAACAAGAAGGTGGCGGCAGCGAGCGGCAAGGACCGCAACAGCGATCTCCCCGATGCGCTGCTCCACCACGTGCTCTCCCTTCTGCCGGTGGACCAGGCCGTGCAGACGTCCCTGCTCGCCCGCCGGTGGCGGCACCTCTGGAAGGGCATGCCCGCCCTGCGCCTCGTCGGTCCCAAGACGAGGTTCGCGACCGCCCAGGATTTGGACAG TATATCTACAAAAGGGATTTGGAATGTTGCCCCATATTTGGAAGATTGA